TAATTAGTCAGCGGATTCCGGCAGGTACGGCGCCCGCTCCACTAACACCCCATACCGTCGCGCGAATCTTTACTGGTGCGCCGATTCCGGCCGGGGCGAATGCGGTGGTTATGCAAGAAGCTGCTGAGCTAATAACCACTGATGACGAACAATCGGCAGCGCAGGTGAGGTTTACCCAGCCAATCACCGCCGGTCAATACATTCGTCAAACCGGCGAAGATATTACAGCAGGTGATGTTATTTTAGCGCCTGGTACGCGACTAACGCCGCAAGCCTTAGCTTTAGCTGCCTCTGTAGGGCGTGATCAACTGACCGTTTATAAACCGTTACGCGTGGCCACCTTTACTACGGGTGATGAACTCTTAGCCCCAGGTACCCCTCCACAGCCGGGTAAAATCTATAACGCGAATCACACCAACTTGGTAACCCTACTAAAACAACATGGTCTGGAACTGGTCGATTTAGGTCAAGTGGCTGATAATCTAGAGGCCACGAAAACCGCATTAGCGCAGGCCGCAGCGCAAGCGGATGTGATTATAACTACCGGTGGGGTTTCGGTGGGTGAAGAAGATCATATTAAAGCTGCCGTACAAAGTTTGGGTGAACTGGATTTATGGCGAGTACAAATGAAACCCGGCAAACCCCTAGCCTATGGACGCGTTGGCGATACGCCATTTCTTGGCTTACCGGGTAATCCCGTGTCGGCCTTTGCCACCTTTTCTTTATTTGCCCGCCCCTATTTACTGCGGATGCAAGGACAACAACAGGTCGCAGCACAAACCATCTGGGTGCAAGCGGATTTTAATTGGCTAAAACCCGATGCACGGCGAGAGTATGTCCGCGTGCAATTACAAACCAATGGCCAAGGCAGTTGGGTAAGCTTGTTTCCAAAACAAGGTTCGGGTGTACTCACCTCAACGGTATGGGCGGATGGTTTTGCGATTATTGCTGAAAACCAGCAGGTGCATATCGGTGATTGGATTGAATACCTACCCTTCAGCCAATTTCATTAAATTTAACGGAGAGATCCTATGAACGAATTAACCCATTTAGATGAGCGTGGCCAAGCCAGAATGGTGGATGTTAGTGATAAAGCGCAAACCGAACGGATTGCACGGGCACAAGCCCGGATTGTGATGCAACCGGAAACGCTTGCGATGATTGTGGCGGGCAAGCATAAAAAAGGGGATGTGCTGGCGACGGCGCGTATCGCCGGGATTATGGCGGCCAAGCGCACGCCAGACCTCATTCCGATGTGTCACCCGCTGCTACTCACCTCGGTTAAGGTCGAACTAACTCCCAATCAGCAGGACAGTGCCATCGACATTATGGCTACTTGTAAACTGGTGGGGCAAACTGGGGTTGAAATGGAGGCTTTAACCGCTGCGAGTGTCGCGGCTCTAACGCTTTATGATATGTGCAAAGCGGTTGATAAAGGCATGGTGATAGATCAACTGCAATTGCTAGAAAAGATTGGCGGTAAAAGCGGGCATTGGCAGCGTTAAGCTGGCAAAGCTAGTCTAGCCAATGCCGCCAGATGGTAAAACCAAGCCTGGTTGACCGAGATATGAACTATTTAGTCTTACAGCTATTTAATCCAAACGGTAAATACGCAGGACAAAAGCGGAATATCCCGGTTAATAACGGCACAATGCCAATATAACCGATGATGCCAATCACGCCGGTAGCGGCCAGTACAATTAATAATGCGCCGCCGCCAATTCGTAACATACGATCAATACCACCCACATTTATTTGCATATTCATGCTCCTCTATTCGGTTAAACATTATCACTTGATTATGATGGGTTTAAAAATGAACCTTAACACTTTGCGCTACGGCATTCGCTTTGGCAATGGCTTCCTCAATCGAGTTCCCACGGGCTAAAGCCACACCCATCCGACGGCGCCCGGCAATTTCAGGCTTACCAAATAAACGCAATTGGGTATCCGGCGCCGCTAAAGCGGTATCCAAGTCACTGAACGCCGTTTGGGTTGAGTGGCCTTCTGGCAAAATTACGCTCGATGCCGATGGGCCATGCTGTGCAATATTGGGAATCGGCAAGCCTAAAATAGCCCGTACGTGCAAGGCAAATTCGGACAGGTCTTGTGAAATTAAAGTAACCAAGCCAGTATCATGCGGACGTGGTGATACTTCGCTAAAAATAACCTCATCGCCTTTCACAAACAATTCCACCCCAAATAACCCGCGCCCACCCAAGGACGAAGTCACCGCTTCAGCCATCTGTTGTGCCGCCGCTAACGCGGTTGAACTCATCGGATGTGGTTGCCAAGATTGACGATAATCG
This Thiomicrospira cyclica ALM1 DNA region includes the following protein-coding sequences:
- the moaC gene encoding cyclic pyranopterin monophosphate synthase MoaC, with amino-acid sequence MNELTHLDERGQARMVDVSDKAQTERIARAQARIVMQPETLAMIVAGKHKKGDVLATARIAGIMAAKRTPDLIPMCHPLLLTSVKVELTPNQQDSAIDIMATCKLVGQTGVEMEALTAASVAALTLYDMCKAVDKGMVIDQLQLLEKIGGKSGHWQR
- a CDS encoding molybdopterin molybdotransferase MoeA, whose amino-acid sequence is MKTVEQALEHLLAQVKPQTATETRPLADALGLVLAEAIVSPVNVPPHDNAMMDGYALYVEDTFPNDQQAWLISQRIPAGTAPAPLTPHTVARIFTGAPIPAGANAVVMQEAAELITTDDEQSAAQVRFTQPITAGQYIRQTGEDITAGDVILAPGTRLTPQALALAASVGRDQLTVYKPLRVATFTTGDELLAPGTPPQPGKIYNANHTNLVTLLKQHGLELVDLGQVADNLEATKTALAQAAAQADVIITTGGVSVGEEDHIKAAVQSLGELDLWRVQMKPGKPLAYGRVGDTPFLGLPGNPVSAFATFSLFARPYLLRMQGQQQVAAQTIWVQADFNWLKPDARREYVRVQLQTNGQGSWVSLFPKQGSGVLTSTVWADGFAIIAENQQVHIGDWIEYLPFSQFH
- a CDS encoding YgaP family membrane protein, whose translation is MQINVGGIDRMLRIGGGALLIVLAATGVIGIIGYIGIVPLLTGIFRFCPAYLPFGLNSCKTK